CAGTGGACGGCGCCGCTCCTCGCCTCGCGCCGGGAGCCCGGTGTGATCTACCACGGCTCGAACGTCCTCCTGCGCTCGGCGGACGGCGGCGAGACCTGGCAGCAGGTCTCGCCCGACCTCACCCGCAACGACAAGGAGAAGCAGCAGTGGTCGGGCGGGCCGATCACCGGCGACAACACCGGGGTCGAGATCTACGACACCATCTTTTCGCTCGCCGAGTCGCCTCATGCCGAAGGCGAGCTCTGGGCCGGGACCGACGACGGGCTGGTGCACGTGACGCGCGACGGCGGAGCGAACTGGGCGAACATCACCCCCTCGGGTATGCCGGAGTGGGCGACGGTCGAGTCGATCGCCCTTTCGGGCGCCACCGCCGGCACCGCCTGGATCGCGGTCGACGCCCATCGGCTCGACGACCTGCGCCCCTACGTCTTCCGCACCCGGGACGGCGGTCTGACCTGGGATCTCGCCATCCAGGGTCTACCGCCTACGGCCTACGTCCTCGTGGTTCGCGAGGACCCGGTGGTGCCGGGCCTGCTCTACGCCGGGACGCGCTTCGGGCTCTTCCTGTCGCGCGACGGCGGCGACCGCTGGGAGGCCTTCAAACTCAACCTGCCGCCGGTCGTGGTCACCGACCTCGAGGTGAAGAACGGCGACCTGGTCGTCGCGACGAGCGGACGCTCGCTGTGGATCCTCGACGATCTCTCCGCCGTGCGTGCCTGGGGCAGCGAAGCCGCCGCTCAGCCTCTTCGTCTCTTCCCGACCCGACCGGCCGAGCGGCTCCAGCTCCAGAACGGGTGGAGCGCCGAGGCGGTGGGGGAGAACCCGCCGCGTGGAGCGATCGTCCACTACTCGCTGGCAACGAAGGCCGAGGGCGAGGTGATTCTCGAGGTCTTCGACGGCGAAGGCCGCAGGGTGCGCAGACTCTCGAGCATCCCGGAGCCGCAGATCTATCCCCAGGACGACCCGGACGAGCCGATGAAAGAGCCGGAGGCCGTGCTTCAGACGGCGGCGGGTCTCCATCGTGCCATCTGGGACCTGCGCTGGGAGGGCGCGCGGCGGCTCGAGAACGCCAAGGTCGATCTGGGAGATCCGACCGTCGGACCGCTGGCGATTCCCGGCACCTACCGTCTCCGTCTCACGGCCGGCGGTCGGACGGAAGAGACCGTTCTCAACGTCCTCGCCGACCCGCGCTCGCGGGTGAGCGCCGCCGACCTCGCGGCGCAGCTCGACTTCGCGCTCGAGCTCCGCGCCGACGTCGATCGCGTCGTGGCCGGCGTCGGCGAGTTGCGCGAGATTCAGGCGCAGACCCGCGACCTCGCGAAACGGCTGGCTGGAGACGGGCGCGCCGCGGGGCTGATCCAGGCGGCGAAACGGGCAGGCGAGATCGCGGCGGCGCTCGAGGCCCGCTTCCACAACCCGCGGGCGGAGATCGTCTACGACATTCTCGCCCAGCGCGGCGGCACGCAGCTGCATTCGAACCTGACCTTCCTCTACATCTCCGCCCTCTGGGGCGAAGGCGCGCCGACGCAGGGGATGAAGGAGGTCGCAGCGGAGCTCGAAGCGCTGCTCCTGGGGCTCGAAAGGCAACTCCTGGAGCTCAAGAGCGGCGATCTGGCCGAGCTCGAACGCCAGGCGCGCGAGCTCAATCTGCCGCGTGTGTTGCTCAGGAAATCGATCGAAGCCGAGGAGCTGGAGTAGCGGACTCCGCCGGCCGCGACCGTCTCCGCCTCAGTTGATCGGCGAGCCGGCCGTTTCGTCGGCGTCGAGCTGCGGTGCGGCCTCGGCCGTCGTTTCGAGCGCCGGCGCCGGTGCCTTAAGCGCCACGGCGCCCGCTGCCGCCGCCGGCAGACCGGCGGCGAGAGGAAGGGCCGCGGGGCCGATCGCGGCGGGTGCGGGCAGGGCTTCGGGCATCCGGGCCGGCTCGCCGGCCTCCGCGTCGGCAGGCTCCTGGCCGGTGCGGTGGAGCAGCTCCACCGCAGCAAGCCGGTAGGCGTGCGCCCCGGCGGCCTGCGGGTACCACTGGAAGATTGTCTGGCCGCTCTCCGGCGCCTCTGCAAGTCGAACGTTCACGGGGATCTCGCAGTCGAAGACCTTGTCGCCCAGCTTCTCGCGCAGCGCCGACGCCTGGGCGCGCGCCGACTTGGTGCGGTTGTCGACCATGGTGAGGAGCACGCCGAGAAAACCGCTGCTCCTGCCGTACCGCCCGGCGAGCCGTGCGGCGGCCTCGATGAGCGGCTGGATGCCGTCGAAGGCGAGAAAGTGCGGCACGGCCGGTACGATGAAATGGTCGCACGCGACGAGCGCGCTCTGCGCCAGGGTGTTGAACGACGGTGGGCAGTCGAGCAGGATCCAGTCGTAGGAGCCCGCCACGGGCGCCA
This portion of the Thermoanaerobaculia bacterium genome encodes:
- a CDS encoding glycosyl hydrolase; amino-acid sequence: QWTAPLLASRREPGVIYHGSNVLLRSADGGETWQQVSPDLTRNDKEKQQWSGGPITGDNTGVEIYDTIFSLAESPHAEGELWAGTDDGLVHVTRDGGANWANITPSGMPEWATVESIALSGATAGTAWIAVDAHRLDDLRPYVFRTRDGGLTWDLAIQGLPPTAYVLVVREDPVVPGLLYAGTRFGLFLSRDGGDRWEAFKLNLPPVVVTDLEVKNGDLVVATSGRSLWILDDLSAVRAWGSEAAAQPLRLFPTRPAERLQLQNGWSAEAVGENPPRGAIVHYSLATKAEGEVILEVFDGEGRRVRRLSSIPEPQIYPQDDPDEPMKEPEAVLQTAAGLHRAIWDLRWEGARRLENAKVDLGDPTVGPLAIPGTYRLRLTAGGRTEETVLNVLADPRSRVSAADLAAQLDFALELRADVDRVVAGVGELREIQAQTRDLAKRLAGDGRAAGLIQAAKRAGEIAAALEARFHNPRAEIVYDILAQRGGTQLHSNLTFLYISALWGEGAPTQGMKEVAAELEALLLGLERQLLELKSGDLAELERQARELNLPRVLLRKSIEAEELE
- a CDS encoding ParA family protein; translation: MIIAVVSRKGGVGKTTSVVSLAGALARLGKRVLVVDLDSQASASLSLGIARGELAPSIHDVLFRKLPAAQAIRSTLTPGVDLLTASADLMHADVELAPVRNRETKLREVLAPVAGSYDWILLDCPPSFNTLAQSALVACDHFIVPAVPHFLAFDGIQPLIEAAARLAGRYGRSSGFLGVLLTMVDNRTKSARAQASALREKLGDKVFDCEIPVNVRLAEAPESGQTIFQWYPQAAGAHAYRLAAVELLHRTGQEPADAEAGEPARMPEALPAPAAIGPAALPLAAGLPAAAAGAVALKAPAPALETTAEAAPQLDADETAGSPIN